The proteins below come from a single Danio aesculapii chromosome 25, fDanAes4.1, whole genome shotgun sequence genomic window:
- the LOC130219608 gene encoding C-C motif chemokine 22-like produces MKIIMKTALLFAVLCCALLPQSSDGQMASGIAKQICCPGVGSYSKIPLKRLEYYYWTSSICPFHQVVFVTKAERHLCRNSDDEWVKKTMKAIDKKLGS; encoded by the exons ATGAAGATCATCATGAAGACTGCTTTACTGTTTGCAGTGCTGTGCTGTGCTCTTCTGCCTCAGTCCTCAGATG GTCAAATGGCTTCTGGTATAGCAAAACAAATTTGCTGCCCTGGTGTAGGCAGTTACAGCAAAATTCCTCTGAAACGACTGGAGTATTATTACTGGACAAGCAGCATCTGCCCCTTCCATCAAGTTGT GTTCGTAACAAAAGCAGAGAGACATCTCTGTAGGAATTCAGATGATGAGTGGGTGAAGAAGACAATGAAAGCCATAGACAAGAAACTAGGGTCATAA